The window ATGCGCCACGCGGAAGCCCACGCGCTTCGACATTTCGGCAAGTGCCTGTTCGATCCGGCTCATATTGCGCGCCTCGGTATAACCGGTGCGATTACGCACCACGATCCAGTCAAGCTCGCGCCGCTTTTCCTCGATAGTGGCCCGGCTGCGCTTCAGACGCGCCTCCCAGATCAGTTCGGCGTAGAAGGACAACTTCCTGACCTTGAATGTTTCGGCATCGACCTGCCCGATCAGATCGAAATCCACGAAGCTGTCATTCATCGGCGTGACCAGCGTATCGGCCTGCGCGGCAGCATGGCGGGCGAGCGGATCGTCACGGCCCGGCGTATCCACGATCAGGAAATCCGCCTCTCGCTCCAGCTCCGCCGCGAGCGCTTCGAACTCCTGTGGATCGGTGGAATCGAGCACTTCGTACCGTGCCCCCGGCAAGGTCACGCCGCGCTTTTCCTGCAAGGCGTCGCGGTTTTCCATGTAGCGGTACAGCGTGCGCTGCCGGGGATCGAGGTCGATTGCGGCCACTTTCGCGCCGCCATAGGCCAGCGCAATTGCGATATGCACGGCGGTCGTGGACTTGCCCGTTCCGCCCTTCTCGTTTGCGAAAACGATCCTGTGTGCCTGTTGGGTGTTTGAAGGTGGCGGCACGCAGGGAACCTCGCGGTGGTTGGCGCAATTGCGCGGGACAGTCTTGTCCGGCAAGGCCGGTTTCTCGATACAGGACGCCGAACGCGTCCGATGCTGCAAATCCTACCGGAGCCAGGCCCCCATGCAAACCGTCAAACGGCTGGATATGTTGAGAACCTTGACAGCACAGTGGCGCAGCGCGGGCGAAACCCTGGCGCTGGTGCCGACCATGGGCGCCCTGCATGAAGGACATCTCGCACTGGTGCGGGCCGCGCGATCGGAGGCGGATCGGGTGGCCGTGTCGATTTTCGTCAACCCCACCCAATTCGGCCCGGACGAGGATCTGGACGCTTACCCCCGCACGCTGGACGCCGACAGCGCCCTGTTGAAGGCGGAGGGGGTGGACCTGTTATGGGCTCCCAGCGCAGCTGAAATGTACCCCGACGGGTATGCGACCAGCATCACGGTAGCTGGCGTGAGCGACCATTTCTGCGGTGCCGACCGGCCGGGGCATTTCGATGGCGTGGCGACAGTGGTGAACAAGCTTTTCAATCAAGTGCAGCCGGACGTGGCGGTGTTCGGGGAAAAGGATTGGCAGCAACTCGCGGTTATTCGCCGCATGGCCCGAGACCTCGACCTTACGCGCCCGCAAGCCGATGCCATCCTTGGAATTCCGACCATACGCGAGACGGACGGCCTCGCCCTGTCCAGTCGCAACCGTTATCTGGATGCCCAGCAGCGAGGGCAGGCCGCCGCCCTGCCCCGCCTGATGCGTGCCGCAATCACTGCGATGGAAGCTGGAACGACGCCCGGCGCTGCATTGGCGGAATTTCGCGAACAGCTGTTGGAAGGGGGCTTCGAAAGCGTGGACTATGCCGAACTGGCCGACGCGGAAATGCTGGTCCCGCTTGAAAGCGTGGGAGAGCGGCCTGCCCGCTTGATCGTGGCGGGCAGGATCGGCGGTACACGGCTGATCGACAACATGGCGGTAGGATGAGGCAGCAGCGTTGGCGGCTTCCGGATCACGAAATGCACATAGCGTGAAACCGGATTGTAAAGGTTGGAGCGGGTAGCGGGAATCGAACCCGCATAACTAGCTTGGAAGGCTAGGGCTTTACCACTAAGCTATACCCGCATCGCACTTTTGCCCGCACAACAAACCATATCGTTCGCGCCGAGTGCTGATCGATGGCACGGCAATTGCCCCAGACAGGTGCCTGCCGTCAACTGCCCACTGCGCCTCACCGGCTCGATTATTCGGCAGTATCCTCGATCACATCCGGCGTCTCGCCATCCGTGTCGGCAATTGGTTCGGCGTCTGAAACAGCCTCTGCCAGGTTCACCGAGACATCCACCCGCCGGTTTGCCTCGCGGCCTGGCTCGTTCGGTTCGCCATCGGGCAGAGCGTTGGGCTGGATCGGATTCTGTTCTCCGAAAGCGATAACCGTGATGCGGTCTTCGGCGATGCCGCGCTGAATCAGGGCATCGCGCACGAGTTCGGCCCGTTCCAGCGATATCCGCATGTTCACGGCATCGCTGCCGCCTGCATCGCTATGGCCACGCAAGATGATCTGACCGTTCTCCTCCGTTTGCGGGGCGTTCACAATCGTAGCAATTTCCGCTGCGGCTTCTTCGGTCATCTCGATACCGCCGCCAGCAAAGGAGATGCTGGTTTGCAGCGGCTCCAGCGCGGGCGCTTCGATCGGCTGCTCGATATCCTCACGGATGATCGAAACCTGTTCTTCCGGCTGCACCGGCGGCGTGTCTTTCTTGCAAGCGCCCAGAACGGCCAGCATCAGGATGGCGGGTAGCCAGCGCATCACGGTGTACTCCTTCTTGTAAGTCATGCAGTTTGCGGTCCGGTATCCGGATCGGTTGTCGGGCCCGTCCGGGCGCCTTCACGCGATTCCGCGGTGGCTTTTTCTGCCTTGCGCGCGGCCTTTTCGTCCGGCTTGCGTTCGACCGGGGGGGAGAACGAAATGATGGTATCGCCAGCGCGCGGTTCCGGACGGGATGCGTGGGTGAAAAAGCGCATTACGCCGCTGGAGCGAAGCAATAGCAGCATATGCGTTGCTTCGGGCAGGGTTTGCTGCGCGTCCTCGAAGTCGAATTCTTCCGACAGCTTGGTCTTGCGCAGCCGCCAGCCCTGCTGTTGCCGTTCATGCACATCTGACACGCCGAACCCGCTTTCGAACAAGGCGCGCCCGCGCAGCGACGGCGGCAAGGCATGGCGATCGTGCTCGCTGCCCGCCTCGCCCAGCTGATACACCGAATCGCGACCGATCTCGTGCGCGAATTCGTTGCAGACAAGCGTGTTGTAAGCTTCGTTCTCAGTCGCGGCGACAAGCACCTGGAACGGCGCAAGGTCGAGATTGTGCTCGGTCGCCTCGTTCAGGATTTCACCATGATAGAACGGCAGCCCCTTTTGCCGCGCGGCACCGAGCCGCTGCCAGCTCGGGTCCACGACCATAACCGGCGTTCCCAGATCCTTCATCTCCTGTGCCAGCGAGATAGTCCACGGAGTGCTACCGACAATCAGCAGGCCGGGCCTCGACACGCCCTTGATGCCGAGCCAGCGTGCGACAAGATCGATGGTAAAGCCGTGCGCCACCACTGTCGCCACGACGACCGCGAAGCTGAGGCCGATCAGCAGCTCTCCACCCGCATAACCCAGATCGCCCAAACGTAGCGCGAACAGGCCGCTGATCGCGACCAGCACGATCCCTCGGGGTGCGATCCAGGCCACGAACAGCCGTTCGTTCCACGGTACATCGCTGCCCAATAGCGAAATCAGGACGGTTGCCGGACGGACCAGGAACAGCAGCGCCAGCAGGAATGCACCGAAGCGCCATGTCGTGCCGAGATATGTGAGATCTTCCCATTCCAGCGATGCCGAAAGCAGAATAAATATGCCCGAGACAAGCAGGACCGCGATATTCTCCTTGAACGGATGGATCGACCGCAGCGATTGCACATTCATGTTCGCCATCGCCACACCCATTACGGTGACGGCTACCAGGCCAGCCTCATGCTCGATCGCGTTGGAGAGCACGAACACGCCGACCACCACTGTGAACAGCACCGGCACTTTGAGATATTCGGGCACCCCTCCGCGCGGGAATGTGTAGGCGATGACCCAGGCGGCCGCATAGCCGATCGCTCCTGCCAGCAGGGCCGCGATGATCAGCGGCGGGACCACTTCGAACAGCGAAGCGCCGGGGCTTTCGGCGACCTTGCGAAAATATTCATACGCGATAACAGCACATAGTGCGCCGGTCGGATCGTTGACGATCGCTTCCCATTTCAGGATCGAGCTCGGTCTGGTCTTGACGTTGGATTGTCGGAGCAAGGGCAGCACCACCGTGGGTCCGGTGACCACGAGGATCCCGCCAAACAGAATTGCGACCGGCCACACCAGGCCGGCGATGTAGAACCCGGCAAGCGAGCCAAACGCCCAGCCAACTAGCACGCCGATCGTGGCCAGTCGCCAAACGGCATCGCCCGAATGTCGCAACTCACGAACATTCAGGCTGAGCCCGCCTTCGAACAGGATCAGCGCGACGCCGATGCTGACCATCGGGCTCAACAGTTCGCCGAATGCTTCCTTGGGATCGAACAGGTCGAACACCGGCCCGGCGAGAAAGCCTGCAGCCAGCATCAGCACGATGGCTGGCCAGCCTGTACGCCAGGCGATCCACTGTGCGCCAATGCCCAGCAAGCCGACCATGGCAATTACCAGTGCCTGTTCTTCCATGACCTAATTCTCTTCCCACACGACGGCATATCGGGGCCATTGTTCGACTTTGGCGATCGATCCGCCAGTCGCTGCACGATGGCTTGCCAACTTCCTGATACGGCTGCGGCGTTTGCGGGGTGCCGTCAATCCCCGATCCTTATTTGCCTGGATAGGCCATCAGCGAAAATGGCGCGCAATCCGCCTCGCGAAGCGCCTTGCTGCCGCCCAGATCGGCAAGATCGATTGCAAAAGCGCCGTGAGTGACCCGCGCCCCGGCGCGGCGCAACAGTCCCAACGCCGCGAGCGCGGTTCCCCCTGTGGCGATCAGATCATCCACCAACAGGATATTCGCGTCGTCGGCGATCAGCGTAGGGTCGAGCTCAAGCCGGTCGTTACCGTATTCCAGTTCGTATTCCGCCTCGATCACGGGCACGGGTAGTTTGCCCGCCTTGCGCAACGGCACGAACCCCTTGCCGCAAGCGGCGGCGATAGCTGCGCCCAAGATAAAACCCCGCGCTTCGATACCCGCAATCGCGTCCGCACCGATCGACCGTGCATGACTTGCGAGCTGGTCGACTGTGGCTGCGAGGCCGGCCGGGTCGGCAAACAGGGTCGTAAGGTCACGGAACATGATGCCGGGCGCGGGGAAATCCGGCACGGTGCGTACCAACGCCTGCAATTGCCGCGAGTTCATGCGCTGGAGGCTGCTTGGACGTCGCTGAACGGGCGGCCGAACCGACTGCCCAGTATCGATATCGCCGCGAGCTTAATCCTTGCGCTTCTTCGGCTTCGCACCCGCCCAGACCTGTTTCTTGGACATATATGCAAGGATAGTCGCGAAGATCAGGAAGCCGATGAACACGAAGCCCGTCTGGCGGCGTTGCTCCAGCTTCGGCTCCGCCGACCACGTCATGAACGCCGTCACGTCCTTCGACATCTGCGAGATCGTCGCGTCGGTACCATCGGAATAGGTCACCTGACCGGCGGCCGTCAGTGGCGGAGCCATCGCGATGTTGAGGTTGTGGAAGTACTGGTTGAAATAAAGCCCCTGCGGAGTTTCGAAGTCCGGATACGCCGCCTTCAATTCAGCCGGGATTGGGCCATAGCCCGATAACAACGAATAAACGTAAGCCGAACCATCATGACGAGCCTTGGTCATCAGCGAAAGATCGGGCGGAATGGCGTTGTTATTCGCTGCGGCCGCGGCAATGTCGTTTGGATAGGGACCGACCATGTAATCCGTTGCCACTGCTGGACGGAGGACGGGTTCGCCAGTCGTGGGATCGACACCGGGAACCTGGAATTGGCTGGCAATTGCAGCCACTTCCGGTTCGGTATAGCCGAGCGCGCCCAGATCGCGAAACGCCACGAACTTCATGCCGTGGCAAGCGGCGCATACTTCCTGATAGACCTTCAACCCGCGCTGCAATTGCGCACGGTCATAGGTGCCGAGCGGCCCATCGCTGGAGAAAGACACATCTTTGGGATGTACGTAAAATTCGTGTTCTACGGTCTCCTCGGTTTCCACGGTCATGGCGGTGTAGGCCCCAACGCCCAAAGCCCAGAACGCGGCAACGGCGAAGAAGAGACCGCCAAGGATTGCGATAATGCGGATCATTGTTCTGTGTCTTTCTTCAGGATCAAACCGCAGGTGAGGCGTTTTCGCCAAGTACGGCCTTCTTGTCCGACCCCAGCACCGCTTCGGTAATGGAGTAAGGCATCGGCTGCGGCGTTTCGATCTTGGATACGATCGGCAAGATCACCAGGAAATGCAGAAAGTAGTAGGCGGTCGCTGCCTGGCTGAGCATCACATACGGTTCATAAGGCGGAGCCCCGCCGCAGATGAACAGCACCAGCATCGCCGGGATCAGGCCGAACCAGAAGAATTTGCGGAACAACGGGCGATAATGGCCACTGCGAACCGGGGACCGGTCGAGCCATGGCAGAATGAACCAGATGAGGATCGCGGAGAACATCGCCAGCACGCCCATCAATTTGGCCGGAATGAAGAAGAAATCCATCGTGAACGCACGCAGGATCGCGTAAAATGGCCAGAAATACCATTCGGGCACGATGAGAGCCGGGGTCGAAAGCGGGTTTGCTTCGATGTAATTGTCCGGATGGCCCAAATAGTTGGGCAGGAAAAACACCATGATCGACAGGAGGATGAGGAAGACGCCGAGCCCGAACCCGTCCTTCGCCGTGTAATACGGATGGAAGGGCACGGTATCGCTCTCGCTCTTGATCTCGACGCCTGTCGGGTTGGACGAACCGGGAATGTGCAGCGCCCAGATATGCAGGATTACCACGCCAGCCGTTACGAATGGCAGCAGGAAGTGCAGGCTGAAAAAGCGGTTCAGGGCAGCATTGTCAGGCGCGAAACCGCCCAGAAGCCAAACCTGGATCGGTTCGCCAACCAGCGGAATTGCGCCGAACAGGCCGGTAATGACCTTCGCGCCCCAGAAACTCATCTGGCCCCACGGCAGCACATAGCCGAGGAACGCGGTCGCCATCAGCAGCAGGAAGATCACCACGCCCAAGATCCAGATCATTTCGCGCGGCGCCTTGTAGGACGAATAGAAAAACCCGCGGAAAATATGGAGGTAGATCACGATAAAGAAGAAACTGGCACCGTTGGCATGCATATAACGCATCAGCCAGCCCCAGTTTACGTCGCGCATGATGTGTTCTGTAGTGGCGAAAGCGACCTGCGCATTGGCGGCATAATGCATCGCCAAAACGACCCCGGTGACGATCTGCAGCACCAGACAGAACCCGGCGAGCACGCCAAAATTCCACATGTAGTTAAGATTGCGCGGCACCGGATAACCCGCGCCCACGGCGTTGTAGACCAGCCGCGGCAACGGCAGCTTCTCGTCCATAAAACGCATGAAGCCGTTGGTCGGCGTATATTGTTTGGCCCAGGGGAAGCTCATGGTCTCAGCACTTTCTAAGCGTCAACCGACGCGTATGACCGTATCGGACGTGAATTCGTAATCGGGAACCACAAGGTTCGTCGGTGCAGGGCCTTTGCGGATGCGGCCTGCGGTGTCGTAATGCGAACCGTGGCAGGGGCAGAAATAACCGCCATATTCACCCTTATTCTCGCCTTCCGCCGCACCCAGCGGGACGCAGCCCAGATGGGTACAGACGCCCATGGTGACCAGCAAGTCGCCATGCCCTTCCTTGGTCCGGTCGGCCAGCGATTGCGCGTCGCGCAACGAACCGGTCGGCACGGCGTTCGCCTCGGCAATTTCGGCTGGAGTCAGACGGCGCACGAACAGCGGTTGTTTGCGGAAGATTTCCTTGATCGACTGGCCCGGCTCAATCAGCGAGACGTCCACATCGGTCGAGCTTTCAGCCAACACATCAGCGGATGGGGCCATCTGACTGATCAGCGGCAACAGCACGAACACACCGCCGACGCCCAGGGCGCTGACGGCAGCAATATTGATAAAATCGCGGCGGCGCACGCCATCGTCACCCGTTTCCGCCCCATGCAGAGCCGGGTCCGCGCTGTCTGCCGGTACCGTGCTGTTAGCCATCAACCTGCCTTATCTTCGAACCGAGCCCGTTACCGCACCGTTGGAGGGGATGTCGCGCACGCGCCTCGACGAACCGCGCATTGCCCCAACCGGCCGTTTGCTCAAACCATTTTGTCGCGCGATAGCCAAGCGGCCCGCTTTTGCCAACCGCCATTTTGGCAACCATCATGCGCTTTGGTGCAACCCGATGACGGATATCTGGCGGCCATAAGTAGCTTCGCCGAGATGTGTGGCCCGGCGATAGGAATAGAACCGGTCCGGCTGGCTATAGGTATCTTCCGCGCAATCGCTCACCTGAGTGACACCTGCGGCATGCAGGCGGGCGGCGCAAAAGGCGGGCAGGTCGAACTGCCAATGCCCGCCGTGTCCTTCAGCAAAGAAACGGTCATCGGCCGCGCTAAAATTGGCGCGAAACGCCTCGTCAACTTCGTAACTGGCTTGCGCGATGCACGGGCCGATAGCGGCAACGATGCGCGACGGACGGGCGCCTGCCTGTTCCATTGCGGCAACGGTCGCTTCCAGGATGCCGCCCGTTGCTCCGCGCCAACCGGCATGGGCGGCGGCGACGACACCTGCTTGGGCGTCGGCGAGCAATACAGGCGCGCAATCCGCCGTCACGATACCAAGCAGCAATTGCGGCACCGCTGTGACGACGGCGTCGGCGCGCGGACGATTTTCATGGCTCCAGGGGGCTTCGACAATCACCGCTTCCGCCGAGTGCACCTGATAGGGTGTGGCAAGCGAGGCGCTCGGCAGGGTAGCGGCAATTACGCGGCGGCGGTTTTCCGCCACATTGCTGTCATGGTCCTCCGCGCCGAAACCGCATTGTAAGCCCGCTACCTTCCCGGTTGAGACGCCCCCCATCGCCGTTCCGAACCCGTGCGGTATACTGTCCAGCGCGGCAGCCTGCAGGAGCACCGCGGCTTCCTCAGCCAAGGCTGCGGCTGACCTGTTCATGGGTGTCGCGAGACAGGGTGGGAGAGGCGGCGATCCGCTCCAGCTCGGCCCGCATCAGCTTGGCCCGGCCAGCCTCGATCCGCCGGAACCGGCCGAGATAGGGCACGAACCGCGCGGCAGTTTGCGGGTTGATCGGGTCGAGCGCCAGAATAACGTCGGCGATCAGCTTGTAGCCCGAGCCATCGGGCGCATGGAAACCCTGCGGATTGGCGGCGAACGCCATATATAGCGAACGTACGCGGTTGGGGTTGCGCATGGTGAAATCGGGATGTTCTGCCAGCGCCTTTACATGCTCGATGACATTGGGATGGAGCGAGGCGGCCTGCGTTGCGAACCATTTGTCGATGGTCAGTTCGTCACCGCGATAGCGGTTGTAGAAATCCATCAGACGCGCTGTGCGTTCAGGCGAATTAAGCCCCGCCAGCACCATCAGCGCACCCTGCCGGTCGGTCATGTTGTCCGCCGCGTCATATTGGCCTGCCGCCCGTTTCGCGGTCCCGTCCGCGTCGGCGGCGGCAAGGAAGGTCAGCGCCAGCGTCTTCACCTTGCGGGCTCCGCGCGCTTCCGCGGACTGGCCGTAAGGGACATTATTGGCCCGGTCATGTAAAGCCCGAAGCTGATCGCCAAAGGTTTCGCCAAGCCACGCCTTCAAACCCTGCCGCGCCTCGTGAATGCGGCCGGGATCGGCAGCGTCGACTTGTTCGGCCAGATAGGTTTCGCCCGGCAGGATCATCAGTTCGCCGCGCATGGCGTCTTCGAGGTCGCCATCCTGCATAATGGCTGCAAAAGCCTCGCCGATGGCGGCGCGCATCGCGTCATCCTGCGAACCGGCGGCGACCTGCGTGAGATAGTCGGTGACAAGATCCTGCATCGCTTCGTAACGAGCGAAGGGATCATCGTCATTCGCAGCGAGGAACACCAGTTCGTCCTGCGGAATATCGCGGCGAACCGTGACCGGCGCGGAGAAGCCGCGATTGATCGACAATACGGGCTTTTCGGCGAAACCTTCATAGGTGAAGGTCTGTTCGGCATCCGTCAGCATGACCAGTTCCTCGCCGCGATGCGTGGCCGTAGCCCGGTCGAACAGCGCAATCCGCAAGGGGATCGGCATAGGTTGCTTTTCAACCTGGCCGGGCGTTGGCGGCACGGTCTGCTTTAGTGTCAACGCGGCAGTATCGCCGTCATGGACAAGAACGGCTTCGACGACAGGCGTCCCGGCCTGCGAATACCAGCGGCGGAACTGTTCGAGCTCCAGCCCTGCACCATCCTCCATCGATCTGACGAAATCCTCGCAGGTCGCTGCCTCGCCGTCATGGCGGCCGAAATACAGATCGGTGCCTTTGCGGAACGCGTCGGGCCCCGCCATCGTGCGCATCATGCGGATGACTTCGGCGCCCTTGTTGTAGATCGTGGACGTATAGAAGTTGCTGATCTCGCGGTAGGAATCGGGACGAATGGGGTGCGCGAGCGGGCCGGAATCCTCCGGAAACTGCACGCTGCGCAACACGCGAACATCTTCGATCCGCTTGACGGCCTCACCCTGCATATCCTGACTGAACAGTTGATCGCGCAGCACTGTGAAGCCCTCTTTCAGGGACAGCTGGAACCAGTCGCGGCAGGTGATGCGGTTGCCTGACCAATTGTGGAAATACTCGTGCGCGATCACACCTTCCACGGCGTCGAAATTACCATCGGTCGCGGTTTCGGGGTCGGCCAGCACATATTTCGTGTTGAAAATGTTGAGGCCCTTATTCTCCATCGCGCCCATGTTGAAATCGCTTACGGCGACGATGTTGAACAGGTCGAGATCGTATTCCCGGCCGAAGGTCTCCTCGTCCCAGACCATCGATTTCTTCAGCGATTCCATCGCATGTTCCGTGCGCGGCAGATCGCCGTCGCGGACATAGATGTTGAGCGTAACCTCACGTCCCGACATGGTGGTGAAGCTGTCCGAGTTGGCCACCAGATCGCCGGCCACCAGCGCGAAGAGATAGGATGGCTTGGGCCACGGATCGTGCCATTCCGCCCAATGCGTGCCGCCTTCGCCCTCCCCGCTATCGGTGTTGTTGCCGTTCGACAGCAGCACCGGGAATTCTGCATTCGGCGCGCTCATCCGCACGGTATAGGTGCTAAGCACGTCGGGCCGGTCAGGAAAGAAGGTGATGCGGCGGAAACCCTCCGCCTCGCACTGTGTGCACAACATCCCGCCGCTGGCGAACAGGCCCATTAACTGGGTGTTTTGCGATGGGTCGATTTCGGTCACGATGGTAAGCGTGTGGCTGTCGCCTTCCAGCGTCACCACCAGATCGTCGCCATCCATAGTGTGGCCGCTGCACTTGGCGCCATCGCATTTGAACTCGCCCAGTTTCAGCCCGTCACCATTCAACCGGATAGTCGGCGAGGCCTCTGCCTCTGGATTGCGCTCTACCGTAAGCGTTGCGGTAACACGCGTTTTCTCGAGGCCCAGTTCAAACGACAAATGTGTCTGCGGAATCAGCCATGGAAATGGCTTGTAATCCTTGCGTTGGATGATCGCGGGCGCCTTGGGCTCCGGCGGAGCGTCCGCCATTTGCAGATTGTCTTCGGCGGTAGCTGGCGTGCTGACAATATCCATAAGGCGGGCTGGCTTTCTTTATACAATAGAGGATGAGCCCTTTTGCCTAGGCCCTGAACCGCTACAACGCACCGATGGCGACAATGTTCATTTTCGGTTTAGGTTATACCGCAAAACGCGTGAAATCGGCGCTGGAAGCAGATGGTTTCGCAGTGCGCGCCACGGGCAGGGACGGTGACACCGATTTTGCCGACGGGGATGCGGTGAGCGAGGCGTTGTCGGGCGCAGATCACGTATTGTCGAGCGTGCCTCCCGCAGACGGCAGCGATCCGGTGCTCGATGCTTATGGCGAGGCTTTGACGGGCAAGCGGCTGGTCTATCTGTCCTCAACCGGCGTTTATGGCGATGCGGACGGCGCCTGGGTGGACGAGGCCAGCCCGACCGGCGGCGGTCGGCGAAGTGCACGGGCAAGGTGCGATGCGCGCTGGCTGGATATGGGCGCGCGGGCGCTGCGCCTACCCGGCATTTATGGGCCGGGCCGGAGCGCGCTGGACCGTGTGAGAGCGGGCCGCGCGCATCGGATCGATTTGCCAGGACAAGTCTTCAGCCGGGTACATGTGGACGACATCGTGTCGGGTGTGCTGGCAGCGATGAATGCGCAGGCGGGAGCGTATAATCTCAGCGATGATCTGCCATGCAGCCAGAACGCCGTGATCGAGGAAGCTTGCCGGTTGCTGGGCGTGGACCAGCCGCCCTTGCAGACCATGGACGAGGCGGGCCTGTCCGCAATGGCGCGCGGATTCTATGCGGAAAACCGCCGGGTCGCCAATGGTAGAGCGAAGCGGGTGTTGGGATGGCAGCCGGAATTCGCCGATTACAAAACGGGTCTTCGCTCGCTGCTTTAGACGTACCGCGCGCGGGTCTGGTCAGGCGCGCCGCGCGCGGGTTTGGTCAGGAGCGCCGTGCGCGCAGGGCGACCACCAGCCCGATCAGCGCCAGTACTGCACCCAATCCCGTGAGCGGCGTCCAGCGGTAATCTTCGAACAGGGTCGACAGGATCATTGCCACGATCACCACTACGATCCCGTTATATGCCGCGCGCCCCGCCCCGATCTGGCGCACCAGCGTGTAGTGAAGCGGAAACGTTACCACGCTACCCGCTAGCGCCAGCCAACCGATGCCCAACCAGAAACTTGCGCGCACCGGCAGTTCCGGCGGACCGGCGGTGAACCATGCTAAGCCCACATCGGCGATGGTGCCATACAGCATCGCCCAGGCCAGCAGGCTGACCATCGGCAGCCCGCGCCCGGTTTCGTTTGCCTGCACGACATTGGCAATGGAGGCTGACAGGATACCGCCGACCGCCAGCGCAACGCCCAGCCCGATATTCCCGCCCAGCGGCGACAATTGCGCCTCGTGAAGCAGCAGCAGCGCGATACCGCCCAAAGCAATCACCGTACCGATCACGAAATTGCGCGTGATGCGCTGACCCAGCAACAGCCAGCCGAAGGTCGCATTGGCCACGATCAGCATCGTAAACAGCACCGCCACGATACCCGAAGTCAGATGCAGTTCGCTGCGATAAACGAAATTGAAATTGCCGCAGAATTGCGCGATCCCGATAGCCAGCGCCAGCAG of the Alteripontixanthobacter maritimus genome contains:
- a CDS encoding DMT family transporter yields the protein MLHWRIAVPFVLTGVIWGSTWWVITDQIDGVPPSWSVAWRFLLATPAMFLVAKLMGKPLGLGTKGQLLALAIGIAQFCGNFNFVYRSELHLTSGIVAVLFTMLIVANATFGWLLLGQRITRNFVIGTVIALGGIALLLLHEAQLSPLGGNIGLGVALAVGGILSASIANVVQANETGRGLPMVSLLAWAMLYGTIADVGLAWFTAGPPELPVRASFWLGIGWLALAGSVVTFPLHYTLVRQIGAGRAAYNGIVVVIVAMILSTLFEDYRWTPLTGLGAVLALIGLVVALRARRS
- the pepN gene encoding aminopeptidase N, with amino-acid sequence MDIVSTPATAEDNLQMADAPPEPKAPAIIQRKDYKPFPWLIPQTHLSFELGLEKTRVTATLTVERNPEAEASPTIRLNGDGLKLGEFKCDGAKCSGHTMDGDDLVVTLEGDSHTLTIVTEIDPSQNTQLMGLFASGGMLCTQCEAEGFRRITFFPDRPDVLSTYTVRMSAPNAEFPVLLSNGNNTDSGEGEGGTHWAEWHDPWPKPSYLFALVAGDLVANSDSFTTMSGREVTLNIYVRDGDLPRTEHAMESLKKSMVWDEETFGREYDLDLFNIVAVSDFNMGAMENKGLNIFNTKYVLADPETATDGNFDAVEGVIAHEYFHNWSGNRITCRDWFQLSLKEGFTVLRDQLFSQDMQGEAVKRIEDVRVLRSVQFPEDSGPLAHPIRPDSYREISNFYTSTIYNKGAEVIRMMRTMAGPDAFRKGTDLYFGRHDGEAATCEDFVRSMEDGAGLELEQFRRWYSQAGTPVVEAVLVHDGDTAALTLKQTVPPTPGQVEKQPMPIPLRIALFDRATATHRGEELVMLTDAEQTFTYEGFAEKPVLSINRGFSAPVTVRRDIPQDELVFLAANDDDPFARYEAMQDLVTDYLTQVAAGSQDDAMRAAIGEAFAAIMQDGDLEDAMRGELMILPGETYLAEQVDAADPGRIHEARQGLKAWLGETFGDQLRALHDRANNVPYGQSAEARGARKVKTLALTFLAAADADGTAKRAAGQYDAADNMTDRQGALMVLAGLNSPERTARLMDFYNRYRGDELTIDKWFATQAASLHPNVIEHVKALAEHPDFTMRNPNRVRSLYMAFAANPQGFHAPDGSGYKLIADVILALDPINPQTAARFVPYLGRFRRIEAGRAKLMRAELERIAASPTLSRDTHEQVSRSLG
- a CDS encoding Rossmann-fold NAD(P)-binding domain-containing protein, translating into MATMFIFGLGYTAKRVKSALEADGFAVRATGRDGDTDFADGDAVSEALSGADHVLSSVPPADGSDPVLDAYGEALTGKRLVYLSSTGVYGDADGAWVDEASPTGGGRRSARARCDARWLDMGARALRLPGIYGPGRSALDRVRAGRAHRIDLPGQVFSRVHVDDIVSGVLAAMNAQAGAYNLSDDLPCSQNAVIEEACRLLGVDQPPLQTMDEAGLSAMARGFYAENRRVANGRAKRVLGWQPEFADYKTGLRSLL
- the pgeF gene encoding peptidoglycan editing factor PgeF; this encodes MAEEAAVLLQAAALDSIPHGFGTAMGGVSTGKVAGLQCGFGAEDHDSNVAENRRRVIAATLPSASLATPYQVHSAEAVIVEAPWSHENRPRADAVVTAVPQLLLGIVTADCAPVLLADAQAGVVAAAHAGWRGATGGILEATVAAMEQAGARPSRIVAAIGPCIAQASYEVDEAFRANFSAADDRFFAEGHGGHWQFDLPAFCAARLHAAGVTQVSDCAEDTYSQPDRFYSYRRATHLGEATYGRQISVIGLHQSA